The Sediminitomix flava genome includes a window with the following:
- a CDS encoding family 10 glycosylhydrolase: protein MKKYITSILCIGGLLFSAQTFAQVPANVPQLLTGKKIAIDPGHGGHDSDDRETPLGNGFTYYESDGVWEMGLILQDILDEVGANTKLTKTNNSITAPDRDPSLSERVAVANAFDADYMHSIHTNAGGGSANYTLLLYRGINSTPSWPDAKVMGGIMTQRLKDYMYTTDAYNRADRDFLPYYLGVLSGTQMPATLSEGSFHDNLPEGKRLMSSMYRRAAAWAMAKSFFEFYNTGQLPYGEVGGLLRDNSGTPINAVTCTINPGTSDARTVTVDNADNGYYIFDWLDAGNYTIEFSKSGYATTIQNVTVTSGGYTQTDVTMIDLGDPPARPTLAFVGNPNGGTSVEARWSLTSGATGYRLYYAENDNLTSWKLAADENTLTSSSTQVTLNSAADFVDVPSSDVYHFRLVATSVGTGGVILESETSDVYSRSSNTSGDAVLIVDGFDRNTGSYTGATHSFVTGYFKSLRDSKSVVVESTDNSKVADGTVVLTDYEAVVWFVGDESTNAETFATAEQTKVQAYLEAGGKLFVSGSEVGWDLWEKGTSTDQAFYTNYLKAAYQSDGAGNYSPATGVSGTAFAGVSVPFGITYTEDYADDIDPVSGATSILTYAEAGKAGGVAYTGTFGGGTQSGAVVYVSFPAETAALSDQTTLMGKVLDYFNVSAVNVAPIANNDQASTTQDVAISINVLSNDTDSNIDASTLTIVANASNGTAVVNNGQVDYTPSSGYIGSDSFTYQVSDTEGLVSNVATVNIDVLELLNCAGEGTEINPDKPKRDFRASWISTVANIDWPSSPNLSVAAQQAELIGLIDGLKESGVNAILFQVRPECDALYASTIDPWSYYLTGQQGQAPSPFYDPLTFAIDEAHKRGMELHAWLNPYRAQQGTPSLSSSHVASQHPDWVMDFTERDILNPGIPAVRDYVVSVINDIASRYDVDGIHFDDYFYPYSGMGSQDASAFASYNPNSLSLADWRRDNVNKLVEMVFDEIQLVNQAQNKSIKFGISPFGIWKSGVPSGISGMSAYDVIYADALAWLSAGTVDYISPQLYWDFGGGQDYAALSTWWDDQAAAAGKLHYPGLGLYRLVDSGSWPASTIQSMIDENRLAKNEATKGQIFFTTNNLTDNDKGIKTALQGDQYQYPSVVPTMSWKESVCPNVPSNFRYEGGDLVWDAPSAASDGDLAERYAVYRFSSLAELTTNLHDGTKLVAVTGETSVGVASAWLTGTDNYFVVSALDKNSNESGFTASVNIAGNVQYCAAQGNNTTYEWIAGVAIGAITKSSGSDGGYADKTAESFPLTIGNTYSLTLTPGYASTAYNENWKVWIDFNEDGDFDDTDELVYAIGSVAKNAVSGSLTIPAGVSAGNKRMRVGMNGSSSDYTLNSCGSFAYGEVEDYTVSLTAPTPVAPVANNDSESVQSAVAVALAVLANDTDTNGDIDVSTVTIVSAVSNGFTSVNASTGVITYTSNVGFTGTDSFTYTVQDQSGLTSNTATVTISVTDLPPAPCASSNHNATYEWIDNVTFGAFSNTSGSDGGYGDYTSQTISGVSTGGQYSISLKPGFQSTAYQEHWKVWIDFNADGDFDDAGEELFDTYGTGTAAVTGSITIPFDVTSGTKTMRVGMNGTSADYTLTPCNAFTYGEVEDYYIFINNTGCTPPAVTSMVIDNNDTGYSETGTWISSTSTAGYIGSGYRHEGDANKGNASVTYAPDITVDGTYEVFIFYTAGSNRATNAPVDINHANGTTQVIVNQQNNNTTWVSLGTYSFLAGSGNAVLKNDGTDGVVIADAMRFDFVNCNVASSRKSIEDGVAGLESPVLYPNPVVDRAQVKFNSEVEGEVTILLYAQTGELVGETVEQGIKGLNVLNIPTAQLSTGVYIVQVIEADGKTSYLRMLKN from the coding sequence ATGAAAAAATATATCACTTCTATCTTGTGCATAGGAGGGTTGCTTTTTAGTGCCCAAACTTTTGCACAAGTCCCTGCCAATGTGCCTCAACTTTTGACAGGAAAGAAAATTGCAATCGACCCTGGTCATGGAGGTCACGATTCAGATGACCGAGAAACACCTTTAGGAAATGGATTTACATATTATGAATCTGATGGTGTTTGGGAAATGGGGCTTATTCTTCAAGATATCTTAGATGAAGTAGGTGCCAATACAAAACTTACAAAAACCAACAATAGCATTACAGCTCCAGACCGTGATCCTTCATTATCAGAAAGGGTAGCAGTAGCCAATGCTTTTGATGCGGACTATATGCATTCCATTCATACAAATGCGGGTGGTGGTTCTGCAAACTATACACTTCTTCTTTATCGAGGAATAAATAGTACACCATCTTGGCCAGATGCCAAAGTTATGGGAGGTATTATGACTCAGCGATTGAAAGATTATATGTATACGACAGACGCTTACAATCGTGCAGATAGAGATTTTCTTCCTTACTATTTGGGTGTATTAAGTGGAACACAAATGCCTGCTACATTATCAGAAGGTTCATTCCATGATAATTTGCCAGAAGGTAAGAGATTGATGAGTAGCATGTACAGAAGAGCGGCTGCTTGGGCTATGGCCAAATCATTCTTTGAGTTTTATAATACAGGACAACTTCCATACGGAGAAGTTGGTGGTTTATTAAGAGATAATTCTGGAACACCTATTAATGCAGTTACTTGTACGATCAACCCGGGTACATCAGATGCGAGAACGGTTACAGTAGATAATGCAGACAACGGTTATTACATTTTTGATTGGTTAGACGCAGGAAATTATACGATAGAGTTTAGCAAATCTGGCTATGCAACAACCATTCAGAATGTAACGGTTACTTCTGGAGGATATACTCAAACAGATGTGACCATGATTGACCTTGGTGATCCTCCAGCTCGTCCTACTTTAGCTTTTGTTGGAAACCCAAATGGAGGTACTTCAGTAGAAGCAAGATGGTCATTGACTTCGGGAGCTACAGGTTATCGTTTGTACTATGCTGAAAATGATAACTTGACTTCATGGAAATTGGCAGCTGATGAAAACACATTGACTTCATCATCGACACAAGTAACACTGAACAGCGCTGCTGATTTTGTAGATGTCCCTTCTAGCGATGTTTATCATTTCAGATTAGTGGCTACTTCTGTTGGTACAGGAGGTGTAATCTTGGAAAGCGAAACTTCAGATGTTTATTCTCGTTCGTCAAATACTTCTGGAGATGCAGTCTTAATTGTAGATGGTTTTGACAGAAATACAGGTTCTTATACTGGAGCTACACATTCGTTTGTTACAGGTTATTTCAAATCTCTAAGAGATAGTAAAAGTGTGGTTGTAGAGTCTACAGATAACTCAAAAGTAGCAGATGGTACGGTTGTACTTACAGACTATGAAGCGGTTGTATGGTTTGTGGGTGATGAGTCTACGAACGCTGAAACATTCGCAACAGCAGAACAGACCAAAGTACAAGCCTATTTAGAAGCAGGTGGAAAGCTATTTGTAAGTGGATCAGAAGTAGGATGGGATTTATGGGAGAAAGGTACTTCAACAGATCAAGCGTTCTATACAAATTACTTGAAAGCTGCTTACCAAAGTGATGGTGCTGGAAATTATTCACCAGCAACAGGAGTTTCAGGAACTGCATTCGCAGGAGTTTCTGTGCCATTCGGAATCACATATACAGAAGATTATGCTGATGATATCGATCCTGTAAGTGGTGCAACTTCAATCTTGACTTATGCTGAAGCTGGTAAAGCTGGTGGTGTGGCATATACAGGAACATTTGGTGGCGGAACACAGTCTGGAGCTGTGGTTTACGTTTCATTCCCTGCAGAAACAGCTGCCTTAAGTGACCAAACCACATTGATGGGTAAAGTATTGGATTACTTCAATGTAAGTGCTGTAAATGTAGCTCCTATTGCGAATAATGATCAAGCGTCAACAACACAAGATGTAGCTATTAGTATCAATGTACTTTCTAATGATACAGATTCAAATATTGATGCTTCAACATTGACAATTGTAGCAAACGCAAGCAATGGAACAGCGGTAGTAAATAATGGTCAAGTTGATTATACTCCTTCTTCAGGGTACATTGGTTCAGATAGTTTTACTTATCAAGTTTCAGATACAGAAGGACTTGTTTCAAATGTAGCAACTGTAAATATTGATGTTTTAGAGTTACTTAACTGTGCAGGTGAAGGAACAGAAATTAATCCTGATAAGCCAAAGAGAGATTTCAGAGCATCATGGATTTCTACAGTAGCAAATATTGATTGGCCATCTTCTCCAAATCTATCAGTGGCAGCACAACAAGCTGAACTTATCGGTTTGATAGATGGATTGAAAGAAAGTGGTGTAAATGCTATTTTATTCCAAGTAAGACCAGAGTGTGATGCATTATATGCTTCAACTATAGATCCTTGGTCATATTATTTGACAGGTCAGCAAGGGCAAGCTCCTTCGCCATTCTACGATCCGCTTACTTTTGCAATTGATGAAGCTCACAAAAGAGGTATGGAACTTCACGCTTGGTTAAATCCTTACAGGGCACAACAAGGAACGCCTAGCCTTTCATCTTCTCACGTAGCTAGCCAACATCCTGACTGGGTGATGGATTTCACTGAAAGAGATATTCTTAACCCAGGTATTCCTGCGGTTAGAGATTATGTAGTTTCAGTAATCAATGATATTGCAAGTCGTTACGATGTAGATGGTATTCATTTTGATGATTATTTCTACCCTTACTCTGGTATGGGAAGCCAAGATGCTTCAGCTTTTGCAAGTTATAACCCGAATAGTTTGAGTCTTGCGGATTGGAGAAGAGACAATGTAAATAAATTAGTTGAAATGGTGTTTGATGAAATTCAACTAGTAAATCAAGCACAAAATAAGAGTATCAAGTTTGGTATTTCTCCATTTGGTATCTGGAAAAGTGGTGTTCCTTCAGGAATTTCTGGAATGTCTGCATATGATGTAATTTACGCTGATGCCTTGGCTTGGTTAAGTGCAGGTACTGTAGATTATATTTCTCCTCAATTGTATTGGGATTTTGGTGGCGGACAAGATTATGCTGCATTATCAACTTGGTGGGATGACCAAGCAGCAGCGGCAGGTAAGCTACATTACCCAGGACTTGGTTTATATCGTCTTGTTGATTCTGGAAGTTGGCCTGCATCTACTATTCAATCAATGATTGATGAGAACAGATTAGCGAAGAATGAGGCGACAAAAGGTCAAATTTTCTTCACGACAAATAACCTTACAGATAACGATAAAGGGATTAAAACAGCACTTCAAGGTGATCAGTACCAATATCCATCTGTTGTTCCAACAATGTCTTGGAAAGAATCAGTTTGTCCGAATGTGCCTTCTAACTTCCGTTATGAAGGCGGTGACTTGGTTTGGGATGCTCCTTCGGCGGCATCAGATGGCGATTTAGCTGAGCGTTATGCTGTATATAGATTTTCTTCTTTAGCTGAACTAACAACAAATCTTCACGATGGAACAAAGCTAGTTGCTGTAACTGGAGAAACTTCAGTGGGTGTAGCATCAGCTTGGTTAACAGGAACAGATAACTACTTTGTAGTTTCGGCTTTAGATAAAAATAGTAACGAAAGTGGGTTCACGGCATCTGTAAATATTGCAGGAAATGTACAATACTGTGCTGCTCAAGGAAACAATACGACTTATGAGTGGATTGCAGGTGTTGCAATTGGAGCTATTACTAAGTCAAGTGGTAGTGATGGTGGTTATGCAGATAAAACAGCTGAATCTTTCCCACTAACTATTGGAAATACTTACAGTTTAACATTGACTCCAGGCTATGCAAGTACAGCTTATAATGAGAATTGGAAAGTATGGATTGACTTTAATGAAGATGGTGATTTTGATGATACTGATGAACTAGTTTACGCAATAGGTAGTGTTGCTAAAAATGCAGTATCAGGTTCGCTTACAATTCCTGCTGGTGTAAGTGCGGGTAATAAACGTATGCGTGTAGGAATGAATGGTTCTTCATCAGATTATACTTTGAATTCTTGTGGTTCATTTGCTTATGGTGAAGTAGAGGATTATACCGTATCTTTAACTGCTCCAACTCCTGTAGCACCAGTAGCAAACAATGATTCAGAATCAGTACAATCTGCGGTAGCAGTTGCTCTAGCTGTATTAGCGAATGATACTGATACAAATGGCGATATAGACGTTTCAACAGTGACTATTGTTTCAGCTGTTTCAAATGGTTTTACTTCAGTAAATGCATCTACAGGTGTGATTACTTATACATCTAATGTAGGATTTACAGGAACTGATAGCTTTACATATACTGTACAAGATCAATCAGGTTTAACGTCAAATACTGCAACAGTAACAATTAGTGTTACAGATTTACCACCTGCCCCTTGTGCTTCGAGTAATCATAATGCCACTTATGAGTGGATTGATAATGTGACTTTTGGAGCATTTAGTAATACGTCAGGTAGTGATGGTGGATATGGAGATTATACTTCTCAAACTATTTCTGGTGTAAGCACTGGAGGTCAATATTCAATTAGCTTGAAACCAGGTTTCCAAAGTACTGCATACCAAGAGCATTGGAAAGTTTGGATTGACTTCAACGCTGATGGTGATTTTGATGATGCAGGAGAAGAATTGTTTGATACTTACGGAACAGGTACTGCTGCTGTTACAGGTTCTATTACTATACCATTTGATGTGACTTCGGGTACAAAAACAATGCGTGTGGGTATGAATGGTACTTCAGCAGATTATACGCTGACTCCATGTAATGCATTTACTTACGGTGAGGTTGAGGACTATTATATCTTTATCAATAACACGGGTTGTACTCCTCCAGCGGTTACATCTATGGTTATTGACAATAATGATACTGGATATTCTGAAACTGGAACGTGGATCTCAAGTACATCAACAGCAGGGTACATTGGTTCAGGTTACCGTCATGAAGGAGATGCAAACAAAGGAAATGCATCTGTAACATACGCACCAGATATTACTGTAGATGGAACATATGAAGTATTTATTTTCTATACAGCTGGTTCAAACAGAGCAACAAATGCACCTGTAGATATCAATCATGCAAATGGTACTACTCAAGTAATCGTTAATCAACAGAATAACAACACAACTTGGGTTTCTTTAGGGACATACAGCTTCTTGGCAGGTTCAGGAAATGCAGTCTTGAAAAATGATGGTACTGATGGTGTAGTTATCGCAGATGCTATGCGATTTGACTTTGTGAATTGTAATGTGGCATCTTCTCGTAAGTCAATTGAAGACGGAGTTGCTGGATTAGAATCACCAGTATTATACCCTAACCCTGTAGTTGACAGAGCACAAGTGAAGTTTAATTCAGAGGTAGAGGGTGAAGTTACAATTCTACTATATGCTCAAACAGGTGAACTTGTAGGAGAAACGGTAGAACAAGGAATTAAAGGACTTAATGTCTTGAATATTCCAACAGCCCAACTTAGTACAGGAGTTTACATCGTTCAAGTGATTGAAGCTGATGGTAAAACTTCTTACTTAAGAATGTTGAAAAACTAA
- a CDS encoding TolB-like translocation protein gives MRKTLTLLLMIMVTSAMAQEKKVTKLNVKGYRVALAPDGSGVVYTSPGLIGLKHFDFSSKKETVLSKARGAGYQPSFYEGEVVFKERTNKTVLKRASLTSNASKTISTTGVSPKKWAKTQVMSNKRVSKKEVSYASTSETLNDFVVAYSDGSEKRIAPFGDQEDYIWVSLSPDKTKVLFKLVGVSAYVCDLKGKILHDLGDLENPKWVTNDKIVYMITEEDHDSFTKSDIYTISIAQKERKNLTKGMKQIALYPDMVGDQVVFNTPEGDIYLMEVSQ, from the coding sequence ATGAGAAAGACCTTAACTCTTCTCTTAATGATCATGGTTACGTCAGCCATGGCTCAAGAAAAAAAAGTGACGAAATTGAACGTAAAAGGGTATCGCGTTGCATTAGCACCTGATGGTTCTGGAGTGGTTTATACTTCACCAGGCTTGATCGGGCTGAAACATTTTGACTTTTCAAGCAAGAAAGAAACTGTTTTATCTAAAGCAAGAGGAGCTGGTTATCAACCTTCTTTTTACGAAGGAGAAGTTGTTTTTAAGGAACGTACTAATAAAACAGTCCTTAAACGAGCAAGTCTAACTTCTAATGCTTCTAAAACTATTTCAACCACAGGAGTAAGTCCTAAAAAATGGGCAAAAACTCAAGTAATGTCAAATAAGAGAGTTTCAAAAAAAGAAGTATCATATGCATCAACTTCTGAAACACTTAATGATTTTGTGGTAGCGTACTCGGATGGTTCTGAAAAGAGAATTGCACCATTTGGAGATCAGGAGGATTATATATGGGTTTCGTTATCTCCTGACAAAACAAAAGTGCTATTTAAACTAGTAGGTGTATCTGCCTACGTTTGTGACTTAAAAGGAAAGATTCTTCATGACCTTGGAGATCTAGAAAATCCTAAATGGGTTACAAATGACAAGATTGTGTACATGATAACCGAGGAAGATCATGATTCTTTCACAAAGTCAGATATATACACAATTTCTATCGCTCAAAAGGAGCGTAAAAACTTGACTAAAGGAATGAAGCAAATTGCATTATATCCTGATATGGTCGGGGATCAAGTTGTTTTCAATACTCCTGAAGGTGACATCTATTTGATGGAGGTAAGTCAATAA